The genome window CTCCTCGCTATTCATGTTGATTAAATTCGTCTGTGGTAATTTAGCAAGCTGCTAAATCGTTCAGTTTACATCTTGCCTAcatcttgtctaggctactgtagactatCTGAAATGAGATGTAGGCCTATCGGGTGCTATGGGCTACCTGTCTTTATCTAAGCAAACTATGGCAAAATGTAATTAGAATCATAAATCCAGATTTGTGTCTGTAGTCTATGCCTATTGAAATGACAAGTCATTTAGTCTTAACTTAGTCTTAACATCTGGAACATAATAACAGCACAATTGCCAGAAAATAGCTTAACATTATTTTTTTATGTTCATCCAAGTGTTTCTTGCTCAGAGATTTTGAGATCCTCTGTCCAACTTTCATCACTCAAACTCTCCTGTCGGATTTATCTATAGTTATGCACATGCAAAggggatttatttacaattataaacctggttcgaaccctgaatgctgattggcatatataccacgggtatgacaaaacattacttttacattactgttctaattacgttggtaaccagtttataatagcaataaggcaccccgGGGTGCCTGaaagctgtatccaggcactctgcgttgcatctgcttaagaacagcccttagccgtgctatattggccatatacaattCCCCGTGTGCCTCATTGCTTAATAATAGCAGTTAAGCGAGTTAATTAATAAGGGCGAATTATCTTTTCTCTTGTCACATAATAATGTCATAGATTGTCAAATGTCATAGATTGCAATACTTATTTTGAGAAAACCCGAATTTTTCTTCTAACGTCATTACAAGTTACTATGACATTCCTTCTTAATTGTCTCGATAACATTATGGAAAAAGGGTTTATTGTATAGATATGGAAACTCTTGCTGTGAAAAAAAAGTGCTCGTTTTCAGGCCTTTTGGCAGGTTTTGAGTGGTCATTTGCTAGAAATTCTCGCTTGACCTGGCAACCCTGGTCTGCTGATTTCTTGTCGCAATGTCGGATGATAGTTAACTGGGAAAACAAACATCCCGTTTTATAATCTTACCGTTCACTGTCCCTTTGACTTTTTCtgctctacagacagacaggatggatTTCGGATTTCGCTGCCCCGTTATCCTTTGCCTAACCCTGGCGGTTTTGGCCTCGGTTCTGGCCGATTTGGATGACACTTTAATGGGGGCACCCGGGTCTTCTGTCCGTTTGTCGGAAAACGACCCAGGTTTGAAGAAGGCACTGAAGTTTGCAGAGGAGCACTATAACATGGGGTCCAATACGATGCACGTTCGTAGAGTTAGCAAGATCCTCTCTGCCAGTAAACAGGTAGACTACACCAGTGTTGTGAAAATGTtatttgtttatatatatatttttatctcaTAATAATAGCCTAAAATCAAGTGAATGTCCATTGTGGTTGTAGGTGATAATACTGTATCGTGGGCTGTTCgagggtgctctcgagtggctactctaggtgttctttaccattcagccatcagatttgccaccaatgctctttatatgacacatcactgcactctacacTACTCTGTAAACTGGTTATCTACCCGTCGCAAGATCCACTGGTTgacgcttatttataaaaccctcttagcctcactcccccctatctgatatACCTACtgtagccctcatcctccacatacaacaaccGTTCTCCCAGTcactgctcccgagtggcgcagcagtccagggcactggtttgaatccaggctgtgattgggagtcccatagggcggcgcacaattagcccagcgtcgttagggtttgaccggggttggccgtcattgtaaataagaatttgttcttaactgacttgccaagttcaataaaggttaaaaacatttttattctgttaaaggtccccaaagcacacgcatccctgggttgctcctcttttcagttcgctgcagctataTAGCGACTAGaatgagctgcaaaaaacacgAAAACTGGAccattttatctccatctcttcatttaaAGACTCAATCAAAGACTCAATCTGTTTCGCGTGATGCATTGTTGTCTATACTTtcatgccctttgtgctgttgtctgtgctcaataatgtttgtaccgtgttttgtgtcgctaccatgttgtgctgctgccatgttgtgttgctaccatgttgttgtcatgttgtgttgccaccatgttgtgttttcatgtgttgctgccatgctatgttgtttggcgcagtgatctaaggcatcaatctcagtgctagaggcatcactacagaccctggttctattccaggctgtatcacaactggctgtgattgggagtcccatagggctgcgcacaattggcccagcgttgttagggtttggccggggtaggccgtcattgtaaataatattttttcttaactgacttgcctattaaataaaaaatgaatgtaAACAACCAGCCATAAAGTAGATATGCGGCCGCCTACGTCAGAACCCACCAACCTGTTCTAGAGCGTCTGAACTAGAGGTCTTCAAGGGTCTAAAAAGTTGGACAACAAGCTACAAGCTACACGGCCATGCTCCACTCTAGTGAAAAGCAAGAGCAAAAGCATAAATAATcaaatgtctttctctctctactggaGCAGTTGTGTTCGGCTCTGCACGGGCCCTTCTGGACAAGTCAGTTCAAATTACACCTACCTGAGACCCGTGACAATCATATCAGCTCTGAGCCAGTTAATTACTTTTTTGTTGCCATGtagcagtgtagctaactactggaactacacactacttttttttagcaaaaataaaatatgggtgaagtaggcaagaaTCTCCTTCTCGGTGTCTGACCTGCCTAATTCTTACTTGAAACatagtttttgtgtttaataggctaaattacacataTGTTAACATATGAATCCAAAGTCATCTGTCTTGCAATTTGTAccctgacatttcagatttacatatGAAATTTCTTCACAatgtagtttggatgtagtgaactactttttcagaTTAACTTTAGTGAAGTCAACTATATGTTTCTTAATGGGAGCTTTAGTGAAGTCAACTATATGTTTCCTAGCCAGTTAGAGCTCTGCTGAATAAGAGACCTGTATTTTCCAGCATAATCAGCCCCTTTAGCTAGGCCTATAAATGCAATATATTGGTCTTGAAAGTGACGTCAGAGCTAAATTGTAAGCCAGATGGCAAAACAACAACCGCAGAGTTGATTTAGTTTATTTTTCAAAGAGGCCAACCTTCACTGTGTATTGACTATATgtgttgtctctgtgtattgaCTCTGTGTTGACTCTGTGTGTTGTCTCTGtatgttgtctctgtgtgtgtctgtcttgtaGCTGGTGAAGGGTATCCGATATAGCATCATGGTGGAGCTAAGTAACACCCAGTGTAAGAAGGCTGCCAGACTGATGACCTGTGACTTCTACCCAGAGGAACACAACCTGAAGGTGAGGCCTGTGTGGGTTTGTTTTTCTGTCTTGGGATGATAACAGTGTGGGTTGTTGGAGGGAGATAGTGTTATAGGGAAAATACAGCGAAACTAATGTCAGTCCTCCTcatcaaatcaaaacccaacGTTTTACAATATTGAAAATTGGCTAAACCTAAACCACGAATGGAAATAAACTGTCAACACTGAAGTGGCCAGTATCAAGACCATTGTGTGTATCTGGGTCTATTGTAGGTTATTATTCTATCCGTCTGTTCTCCCTTCCCCTAGTCATGTGACCAGGACCTTGTGATAAATAACTTGTCATGAATTTTACACACTGTTATCCCCTGCTGCAGCTATGTGCACAAGCAGTCAGCTACCCCTTATTTGTTTCGCCTGCTGTATTTGTTTTCATGACTTAGCAGAAACTTCATCGGAAATGTCTCCAAGGTCAAGGACACAATGTGTTCATAGTGTTCCCCCCTCTACTTAACTTCTGTATAGGTTCAGAAATAGACTGTTGTTGGATGTTTACATTAGGTCTCATACAAAGGATATGTATGTGCTTTACTATTCCCATGACGGGAATCATTTACACAGGCATTTCTCTGAaacgcacacaaacatacactacattctattatcaaatcaaatcacattttattggtcacatacacctgtttagcagatgttattgcaggtgtaaaatgcttgtgcttctagctcctacagtgcagtaatatctaacaagtaatatgtaacaatttcacaacatatacccaatgcacacaaatctaactaaggaatggaattaagaatatatacatatatggacgagcgatgtcagagcgacatggactaagatacagtagaatagtatagaatacagtatatacatatgagatgagtaatgcaagatatgtaaacatgatcaaagtgactagtgttccattacttaaagtggccagtgatttctagtctatatctataggcagcagcctctaatgtgctagtggtggctgtttaacagtctgatggccttgagatagaagctgtttttcagtttctcggtcccagctttgatgcacctatattgacctcgccttctggatgatagcggggtgaacaggcagtagcgTTGGtgattgatgtccttgatgatcattttggccttcctgtgacatcgggtgctgtaggtgtcctggagggcgggtagtttgcccccggtaatgcgttgggcagaccgcaccacactctgcagagccttgtggttgcgggcggtgcagttgccgtaccagacagtgatacagcccgacaggatgctctcaattgtgcatctgtaaaagtttgtgaggttttaggtgccaagtcaaatttcttcagcctcctgatgttGAAGTGACTCTGTTGCACCTTATTCACCACActctctgtgtgggtggtccattacACTGTTTATAAACAAGTTATGAACACAGAAGCCCAATAAAATAAACACAGATTATCTCACTAACCATGTTTTCTCCGCTGACATGTTCTCTGTCAgacggaggtgtgtgtgtttgaggtctGGGACATTCCCTGGGAGAGCAAGTCCACCCTTCTCAAACAGAATTGCCAGCCAGCAGGTTAGTGTCAAAGGTTTAACTGTGGGAACTAAATGTACCTTTGTGCTTTTATTTGTTTAGGATTGTTTCTATAAATACTCGTAGCTACATCTAATTGTTTTTCATGATGCTTGCGTTTCAGTTGATCCCAAACCAGTTGAGACCAACAAAGTAGAATTTCTGTCCCTCTCCACCAGCAAACCAGTTGAGGTAATAGAAAACGTAGCGcttgtatgtgtgtttgagtgtgttttCTTGTTTATTCTGTATGCGTATATTTCATTTACTTGTCAATAATTAACTTGTACTTTGTGACAGGAGACAGAGTATTTCGTGGAGCTTCTGGGTCAGTTCAAAGAGTTCATGGTCAGATACAATAGGACTTACAGCAGCCAAGAGGGTGAGAGATATGATGGATTGACATTTTTTACACAACATCGTCCATCCACCTCCACAGATGATAAGGTAAAACATCTTAACATAACAttgtctgacctctgacctttgctGCTACAGACACTGACTGGCGGCTGCGTATCTTCCATGAGAACCTGAAGACCGCTGAGAAGCTCCAGTCTCTGGATCTGGGCACAGCCGAGTACGGGGTCACCAAGTTCAGCGAcctcacaggtgtgtgtgtgtgcatgtgtgggaaTGCATATTAATAAGCCCGATGCAGTTCCAGAACATCCACTGAGCATGCCGAAGAGGTCACCGTCTGCTCTTCTGTGGAGCAACAGAacatcccgtgtgtgtgtgtgattctgtgACAGTTTGAAACATGTTCCCTTGCAGAGTTAGTTAACCTGTTGAGTAATTCCACTTCTACATAGCTCATTCCAAAAGGTTACAGTACAACTCCTCAGCTGTACACTGTGAATAATCCTAatattcttcctctcctccctctaaccTCTGTCTCTCACCGTCCAGAGGAGGAGTTTAGGACTCTGTACCTGAACCCCCTGCTGAGCCAGCAGAACCTCCAGCAGTCCATGAAGCCTGCAGCCATGCCCCATGGCCCTGCCCCGCCTAGCTGGGACTGGAGGGAGCATGGAGCTGTCAGCCCTGTCAAGAACCAGGTAGGACAGGGTTTAGAGATGGTCTTACTGTCACGTTCGTtgaaatgagtggaccaaggagcagcgtgcgtagagttccacatgttttaataactgaaactcaccaaaacaaatacAGAAATGTGAAGTAccggagtgctcacaggcactacacaaaaacaagatcccacaaacaggtgggaaaggctgcctaaatatgatccccaatcagagacaacgatagacagctgcctctgattgggaaccataccaggccaacaaagaaatagaaaacataaattgtccacactagtcacaccctgacctaaccaaatagagaataaaaaggatctctaaggtcagggcgtgacacttacaGACTGGAGATGACTACAGGTATGACTGTAAATGTGTATATATGATTGGATTTATGGATTTATTTATTGGACAAATAACAACTTAAAAAGACTTTATATAGCATTCAAAGTATTCATGACTCTTCTTTGATGCTTCACTAAACATAAGTTTAAGTAAGCAAAAGTCATACTTTCATTCATACTGTAGGTATGACACAATTCATGGAAAATATGGAGGTAGgtaatgcctgtgtgtgtgtatggctgaTTATGTGGCTTGTGTTTGTATTGCAGGGCATGTGTGGTTCTTGCTGGGCATTCTCAGTGACAGGAAACATTGAGGGCCAGTGGTTTGTGAAAACGGGTAAActagtgtctctctctgagcAAGGTAAGCACACGCATAGTAGGTATCATACACTTACCTGTACAACAGTACAGTTTCCCTTTTCTCCATAACAGTTTTGAATTGATTGGTTCAATGTCCTATCACCCACAGAGCTGGTGGACTGTGATACTGTGGACCAGGCGTGTGGGGGCGGGCTTCCATCAAATGCATATGAAGCCATCGAGAAGCTGGGTGGTCTGGAGACAGAGACTGACTACACCTACACCGGCAAGAAGCAGAGCTGTGACTTCACCACCGACAAAGTCACTGCCTACATCAACAGCTCCGTGGAGCTGTCCAAGGACGAGAACGGTGAGTGGGAGgagaggtgaaagagagagagggtagggtacacagagataaagacactGATGATAGGTTGAAGGATTGGATGAAGATTGAACGATGCGGTACATATGGAGGAGGGTTGGCCACGTGTTAATCTTGGTTTCCTTCCCCTTTTATGTTTAGAAATTGCTGCTTGGCTGGCTGAGAATGGACCAGTATCTGTGGCCCTAAACGCCTTCGCAATGCAGGTAACCAGGGGTTGAATGGGTTCATGGAACAGAAGGAACAGAAACAGAAGCTGGAATGAAAGTGATCCATACTGTTCCCGGAACAGAACCACTcatttaaaagcatgggaacggttaataacgttattttacgTTCCAGGCATTTTTTTCTAGTCCCACAACAAAACGCAACaaagcgcctatgcaaagccctcactctgtcactcagaaacgtattccagtgtctgcctgcaagCTGAAAATCTTCACCTGTGTGTATTTAGAATACCTGCCCCTTTCCTATTTTTGAAGCATAGGCTACTATACTGACGTTACAGGCTTGATTCAgaagatagggagggagagagattttttattagctagagaagaatggattaactttttcaatgctagttaaggatactataggcctagtgatcacattggatttattaactacaaaaaggtgtTTTTAattctctgcacacacaagcttgttagctagctaaatcaagtttgtttgctagctagctcaaTGGACGTTCAAAGTTCCTACATAGAAGCCACTTCtcctaggtataattctgtggacctAATTCATACAATatatgtcataacaagatgcccagtgcttcaagcctcctcctcaaacctctctcgctctctccccaacTGCAAAGTTTCAGTCGCATCTTGCGCCATaggctacacttgtctgtccatcacacatgtaaacaactagcttgcctgctctttccgcactgattggtgaagtaatttaatgagttaaatgtaaaaaacattaataaaaaaaggaacagaaaggaacaaTATAAACCGGTACTTTTTTAGGGTttgaaccggttcagaactttattttgctggttggAACAGTGGAACGAAACAAAAAAAAAGTGGTTCTGTCCAGAATgaaacgattggaaaataattttggttccaacccctgcagGTAACACCACTGCCatatctttcttcttcttcttttatttttttcctttttgtgatatccaattaggatcttatctcatcgctgcaactccccaacaggttcgagagaggcgaaggtcaagtcatgcgtcttccgaaacatgacctgcctaACCACACTTCTTTACACCCGCCCGCCCGCttaaccctaacccggatgatgctgagccaattgtgcgccagcctatgggactcccggtcacggccattTGTGAcaaagcctgggatcgaacccgggtctgtagtgatgcctcaagtaCTGCGACCGCTGcgcctgcgccactcgggaggcctgtcATATCTTTCTTAATGTAACTTAAATTAGCATCACTAAAACACAACTGAACAATGAAGTGActagtatctatctatctaatccCACCTGCTTTTCTCTCATTGTTTGTCCTCAGTTTTACAGGAAGGGTGTGTCCCACCCTCTGAAGATCTTCTGCAACCCCTGGATGATTGACCATGCAGTGCTGCTCGTGGGCTACGGAGAACGTGAGACTGACACTTAACTACTCATTTACCTTACATTAACTTATCTTAATAACAACACTGTGATGAGTCTGAATGTGTGACTCATGTGTGTCTGGTTGTTTCTGTGTACAGGTCAAGGCAAACCTTTCTGGGCCATCAAGAACAGCTGGGGAGAGGACTATGGAGAACAGGTAACAGAAAGCTGTCACACTGAACCTCTATGACTAGGCATTATGCGTGCATTTGTAAACAGAGTGTATTTGTTTACAATGCATGCATAATACCTAGTCATGCCTGAACTCTTGGAACATTTGACATGTGTATTTGTGTATTAATTGACTGACATGTcctgttgtgtgttccttccctcCAGGGTTACTACTACCTGTACAGAGGATCCAGGCTCTGTGGAATCAACAAGATGTGCTCATCTGCTATTGTGAACTAGGCGATATGACACACaaacgcgtgcacacacacacacgtgatctGAATAATATTTTATTCCAATCTTCACCTGGGATAAAAAAACTAATCCTACACCCCCCCAAACATATAGACACACACTACCTACAAACTGACAGAACTGCAACGTTACTCACCACCCTACCCCCCTAATTGTGTAGTTAGAACACTGCACAATGCACTGGAAGACCTGCTGACAGCTTACTTAAATAGGGGAAGCAGCATTCATTCATACCTCATTCTTCTCTTTCAAAACAAACCAGCTCCGATTAAGCTATAGTTCTAAGGTAACACTGATCTTTTGTTGTGATTTTACTACTAGCCTTTAAGGATATTTTAATTGAATTGCTGTGTTTTAGGCAGAGGTAATTTCGGTCATATTTTTACAATAACAGAGTCATAATGATAAAGGGGATGTCATATATTTAGACCTCAGTCATGCTGTTTAGTGTCTGTTATGTTCCCCTGCATCTGACTAGTCTCTGTGCTGATGCTCTAGTGTAGAATTAATGCTTGTGCATTTTTGCTAGACTTTCCGTCTGTTGTAACATGTTCTGTGCAATACCACATAACGTCAATCTCTCCCCTTCGTTTACAACTTACAACTTCACTGTGCAAGTACTTATAATGAATGGGTttgcatgtttttattttattttaaaaggaTCATACATTGACTGATGTGTAGCCTATTATCTGTTACATATTGCAGTGCTGTGTAACTAGACAAACTAAGGTTTAATTAAAACAAAATTTGATccattaataaaaaaaatatcttaTCCATTATTAATTGTGGAATGTATTTTCTGAAGTCAATATCCACCGTATGTTGGTTGATTCATTGGAGAAACGATATATTCACAAAAGCATGCGGTTCTTGAATACAGCCAAGCCCCGTACATGAAAACGACTAAAACTCCCAAAATGCAACTGGAGTAGAATAGCTACGTCAGCAGTGCCTAAAAGGAAAGGAAGCACATGTGTTTTTTCGCTGCTGGAAACTAATATTTGATATAACAGGTCTTTTTCAAAGTTCACATGCCATCTGACAATCCATAATCTTTGATCTACAGTAAAGATACAACGTTTTTTGCAGTTCAGATTTACAAGGTATGTAGCAAGTGGCTAATTTTAAGTTTATGTGCGTGCTAACTCTAGTGAAaactgctagctagttagcaataCATATATATAATTACAACGTTAATAATATATGGTCTAATCTTCTATAATTTCACAATTTAAAAGCAAGCATAATTCTGACAATTAGCCATTTGTGTTGGTACGATACCGGCATTTCTGCTTGACATAACTAACGTGGGACAGCTTGCCACTTACTTTGCCCAAACAAAACATACTGTAACGAATACATTTgatggtaacgttagctagctagctgtcacaCTAACGTCGCTAAGGGTTGACCTTTTGAAACGCTACCCTGTTGTCAGTGGCTATTTTAACATGTAAATCTTTGTGGGGGAAAAAAaattgggatgcatgccagcaaagccacaacactaaaCCATACATTAATTactataccactgctacacctggctatcagcggagccttgtctggcagcgattCTATTCAGCCTCATTTAGTGCCTTTTGGCAGACTttattaaacaaatgtggtttctactgagaattgagatgtacaaactaggGTATAAGGAgacgacaagcagataagaggcaatcatAGTCAatatggggcagcaggtagcctagtggttagagcgttgagacagtaaccgaaaggttgctggatgaaatccccgagctgacaaggtaaaaatctgtagttctgcccctgaacaaggcagttaaaccactgttcccctgtaggctgtctttgtaaataacaatttattcttaactgacttgcctagttatatattTAGTTATTTAACTTTTGAAATGTaaagcgacagaattcagaacatgggccgttcttagtgttctccctgtacaccaagtcagaaccgtaggataaataaagcagacaatgaaagctcttacaatattcgatgtttacatttctcaaaaaacaGATTATATGTGCACCACCAAGCCAGAAAATGttgtgaaaatagaccaaattattatggtaaggcacatgggctactaacagcttactgcacaacatacacttagtattctTAGCTACCATGTACATATATCCTTGGCatattcattatttctcttcatatgacaaggatttgccagtagaatgTCGACTcgattcatgatgactgctagctaagattttgaaagtatgatgttgacatgatcagtccaatcaaagctactgtggATATAAAGTGATTTGAttacttggcggtgacgtagtgtccccatgagtgacagaacactgagccaatcaatgcgcaacgctccgtattttccgctggcttgccccaccaccacagaaagcactgagctaggctgaaacacctgcattttggagctgccttactcaaggaaacaaaaaagagaccatgtttgtatgcagctttattaacttgATGATATATACAGTTGTAAGAAGAAGACCTGgctttctgcataaattggtcataaaatttgttctgatcttcatctaggtcacaacagtagacaaacacagtctgcttaaactaataacacacaaacaattatacattttcatttcTTTATtgaacactgtgtaaacattcacagtggagggtggaaaaagtatgtgaacccttggatttaagatctggttgaccctcctttgccagcaataacctcaaccaaacgttttctgtagttgtggatcagacctgcacaatggtcagaAGGAATTTTGGAGCAATATAttattgggatgtctggtgtgaactgctctcttgaggtcgtgccacagcatctcaattgggttgagatcaggaCTCTGagtgggccactccagaaggtgtattttcttctcttgaagccattctgttgtgctccctccaccatactttacagttgggatgaggttttgatgttggtgttctGTGCCTTTTTTTgttctccacacagtgttgtgttccttccaaacaactcaactgtagtttcatctttCCACAATATTTtttccagtagcgctgtggaacatccaggtgcacttttgcaa of Salvelinus alpinus chromosome 4, SLU_Salpinus.1, whole genome shotgun sequence contains these proteins:
- the LOC139574623 gene encoding cathepsin F-like, with product MDFGFRCPVILCLTLAVLASVLADLDDTLMGAPGSSVRLSENDPGLKKALKFAEEHYNMGSNTMHVRRVSKILSASKQLVKGIRYSIMVELSNTQCKKAARLMTCDFYPEEHNLKTEVCVFEVWDIPWESKSTLLKQNCQPAVDPKPVETNKVEFLSLSTSKPVEETEYFVELLGQFKEFMVRYNRTYSSQEDTDWRLRIFHENLKTAEKLQSLDLGTAEYGVTKFSDLTEEEFRTLYLNPLLSQQNLQQSMKPAAMPHGPAPPSWDWREHGAVSPVKNQGMCGSCWAFSVTGNIEGQWFVKTGKLVSLSEQELVDCDTVDQACGGGLPSNAYEAIEKLGGLETETDYTYTGKKQSCDFTTDKVTAYINSSVELSKDENEIAAWLAENGPVSVALNAFAMQFYRKGVSHPLKIFCNPWMIDHAVLLVGYGERQGKPFWAIKNSWGEDYGEQGYYYLYRGSRLCGINKMCSSAIVN